The following are encoded together in the bacterium genome:
- a CDS encoding malate dehydrogenase: MAIKRKLGIVGAGNIGGILLLEIAARKLARTIGIVDIKPPAVAAGKALDVAEGTPIINADVNFVASRDFSALEGCECVINTAGVPRAMRPDGTFPSREELLATNLQIADAVADGINMYCPDACLVNIANPLDAIVYRLHQKLKKPKHRISGMAGVLDTARYRLFIAQEAGVSVENVEAMVLGGHGDTMVPIRSCTRIAGMPVEQFISSKRLDEIEDRVRKAGGEVVSLLGSGSAFVSPCWATLEMMEAQVHDKKKILPVATLLEGEYGVHGLFIGVPAIMGRGGIEKVIEVKMTPAEKELFKASVEAVRQTAREVDRMGAEMDKAKKASKTPAVKKAAAKKPAAGKKK; the protein is encoded by the coding sequence ATGGCCATCAAGAGGAAACTGGGCATCGTCGGCGCCGGCAACATCGGCGGCATCCTGCTGTTGGAGATCGCCGCCCGCAAGCTGGCGCGCACGATCGGCATCGTGGACATCAAGCCCCCGGCGGTCGCGGCCGGCAAGGCCCTGGACGTGGCCGAGGGCACGCCCATCATCAACGCCGACGTCAACTTCGTCGCCTCGCGCGACTTCAGCGCGCTGGAGGGCTGCGAGTGCGTCATCAACACCGCCGGCGTGCCGCGCGCCATGCGCCCCGACGGCACCTTCCCGTCGCGCGAGGAGCTGCTGGCCACGAACCTGCAGATCGCCGACGCGGTCGCCGACGGCATCAACATGTACTGCCCCGACGCCTGCCTGGTGAACATCGCCAACCCCCTGGACGCCATCGTCTACCGCCTGCACCAGAAGCTGAAGAAGCCCAAGCACCGCATCTCGGGCATGGCCGGCGTGCTGGACACCGCGCGCTACCGCCTGTTCATCGCCCAGGAGGCGGGCGTGTCGGTGGAGAACGTCGAGGCGATGGTCCTGGGTGGCCACGGCGACACGATGGTGCCGATCCGCAGCTGCACCCGCATCGCGGGCATGCCGGTCGAGCAGTTCATCAGCAGCAAGCGGCTCGATGAGATCGAGGACCGCGTGCGCAAGGCCGGCGGCGAGGTCGTCAGCCTGCTGGGCTCCGGCTCGGCCTTCGTCAGCCCCTGCTGGGCCACCCTGGAGATGATGGAGGCCCAGGTCCACGACAAGAAGAAGATCCTGCCGGTGGCGACCCTGCTCGAGGGCGAGTACGGCGTCCACGGCCTGTTCATCGGCGTGCCGGCGATCATGGGCCGCGGCGGCATCGAGAAGGTCATCGAGGTCAAGATGACCCCGGCCGAGAAGGAGCTGTTCAAGGCCTCGGTCGAGGCCGTGCGCCAGACCGCCCGGGAAGTCGACCGCATGGGCGCGGAGATGGACAAGGCGAAGAAGGCGTCCAAGACGCCGGCGGTGAAGAAGGCGGCCGCGAAGAAACCGGCGGCTGGAAAGAAAAAGTAG
- a CDS encoding methyltransferase domain-containing protein produces MNRWDDKYAPARYFYGTEPNELVRAAIAGLPTGRALFLAEGEGRNAVHAASLGHEVVAVDSSAEGRRKALALAAERGVTLTYLLGDVGSTAWDDAPYDLAVLCFFHEWPAGRARLHARTAAALRPGGRLVVVSFAKEQLGRGTGGPPDLELLQDLDEVRGEFPGVIWERTERLEVVQHEGPGHDGPASVNLLVGTAGQR; encoded by the coding sequence ATGAACCGCTGGGATGACAAATACGCTCCCGCCCGCTACTTCTACGGCACCGAGCCCAACGAGCTGGTGCGGGCCGCGATCGCCGGCCTGCCGACCGGCCGGGCCCTGTTCCTGGCCGAGGGGGAGGGGCGCAACGCCGTCCACGCCGCCTCCCTGGGGCACGAGGTCGTCGCGGTGGACTCGTCCGCCGAGGGCCGCCGCAAGGCGTTGGCCCTGGCCGCCGAGCGCGGCGTGACCCTGACCTACCTCCTGGGCGACGTCGGGTCGACGGCCTGGGACGACGCGCCCTACGACCTGGCCGTGCTCTGCTTCTTCCACGAATGGCCCGCCGGGCGCGCCCGCCTCCACGCCCGCACCGCGGCGGCGCTGCGGCCGGGGGGCCGCCTGGTCGTGGTCTCGTTCGCCAAGGAGCAGCTCGGCCGCGGCACCGGGGGCCCGCCCGATCTCGAACTCCTGCAGGACCTCGACGAAGTGCGCGGGGAATTCCCGGGCGTGATCTGGGAGCGGACCGAGCGGCTGGAGGTCGTCCAGCACGAGGGACCCGGCCACGACGGGCCGGCTTCCGTGAACCTGCTGGTGGGGACCGCCGGTCAGCGGTAG